A genomic stretch from Deltaproteobacteria bacterium includes:
- a CDS encoding cytochrome P450 codes for METKCPFTKLMKKNPIGKLMAFQNDPFGFFDEHKPENTNKPVYLNLGFRRFFFCYDPQHAQHVLQDQKHKYDKSSLVLKKIKALSGPQGLIQLKGEEAQRVRQTSAKLMNNAGMDRLVQKVDLFIKEIFPVIDKAIEKQEPVDLVPHLTRIVLRTAGVFVLNHDLISESDKLNWAFVSLNRKAGESLRSIAECPFSPAKRRSLNTIHSELDQIAEQILKDDEPSLLKAMTDRGEERHFIRDQLKAFMFAGYDTTASSLIFATYLVAAHESAQRQIAHEAGRFPTLNYVNLRKSDFVQSTYKEALRLYPSAYFLPRESNQDDILGGVKIPKGSQVFLSVRHIQRHPDYFSNPNEFVADRFINDLKHPFSFLPFGGGPRICIGAALAKLEATLVLQKLCERYEMRPADPRPPEIEALITAHTNSPLAVFFKMREERKTKVSS; via the coding sequence ATGGAAACTAAATGCCCATTTACAAAACTAATGAAGAAGAACCCGATAGGCAAACTCATGGCCTTCCAGAATGATCCTTTTGGATTCTTTGATGAACACAAGCCTGAGAATACGAATAAACCTGTATATCTGAATCTAGGGTTTCGTCGATTCTTCTTCTGCTATGACCCTCAACACGCACAGCACGTTTTGCAGGACCAAAAACACAAGTATGACAAAAGCTCTCTTGTGCTGAAAAAGATTAAAGCGTTGTCGGGGCCGCAGGGGCTGATCCAACTTAAAGGCGAAGAAGCGCAGAGAGTCCGACAAACAAGTGCTAAACTTATGAATAATGCGGGCATGGATCGCTTAGTTCAAAAGGTCGACTTATTTATTAAAGAAATATTTCCCGTAATCGACAAGGCCATCGAAAAACAAGAGCCAGTGGATTTGGTTCCACATTTAACTCGGATTGTGTTGCGGACCGCGGGAGTGTTCGTGCTTAACCATGATCTCATTTCTGAATCAGACAAGCTCAATTGGGCATTTGTGAGCTTAAACCGAAAAGCCGGAGAAAGCCTAAGGAGCATAGCCGAATGTCCTTTTTCTCCTGCGAAGAGAAGATCACTGAATACGATTCACTCAGAATTGGACCAAATCGCGGAACAAATTTTAAAAGACGACGAGCCATCTCTTCTAAAGGCAATGACGGACAGGGGCGAAGAGAGGCATTTCATTCGAGACCAATTAAAGGCATTTATGTTTGCGGGCTATGACACCACGGCCTCTTCGCTTATCTTTGCGACATATCTTGTGGCGGCACATGAATCTGCACAAAGACAAATCGCTCACGAAGCAGGGCGATTTCCCACGCTCAATTACGTTAATTTGAGAAAGTCGGACTTTGTTCAGTCAACCTACAAAGAGGCTTTAAGACTCTATCCTTCAGCATACTTTTTACCTCGAGAAAGCAATCAAGATGACATCTTAGGTGGTGTAAAAATTCCCAAAGGATCACAGGTATTCCTCAGTGTCCGACATATACAACGACACCCCGATTACTTTAGTAATCCGAATGAGTTTGTCGCAGATCGTTTTATAAATGATCTCAAACACCCGTTCTCCTTTCTTCCCTTTGGTGGTGGGCCAAGAATTTGTATCGGAGCAGCACTTGCCAAACTCGAAGCTACTTTAGTTCTGCAAAAACTTTGTGAGCGTTATGAAATGCGCCCTGCCGACCCTCGGCCACCAGAAATAGAGGCTCTAATCACTGCACATACAAATTCTCCACTAGCTGTGTTTTTTAAGATGCGGGAGGAGAGAAAGACAAAGGTATCATCATGA
- a CDS encoding GFA family protein, translating to MRPFLGGCLCESTRYKISQPPISQGICYCRQCRKAGGACGSPVMVLSKATFECSPGTLSTCETTSSRNSVVTRNFCKNCGSHIFAQISDVPDLVTVRAATLDDFSLFTPQYLVWTQSAGPSCVFPKGIPAFPENAPLAVILGRTIKSI from the coding sequence ATGAGACCGTTTCTCGGGGGATGCCTTTGCGAGAGTACACGATACAAAATTTCTCAGCCGCCGATCTCCCAAGGGATTTGCTATTGCCGACAATGTCGAAAGGCTGGTGGCGCGTGTGGAAGTCCTGTGATGGTCTTGAGCAAAGCTACATTTGAATGTTCGCCGGGAACTTTGTCGACGTGCGAGACCACATCGAGTCGAAATTCAGTCGTGACGAGAAACTTTTGTAAAAACTGTGGCAGTCATATATTCGCTCAAATCTCTGACGTGCCTGATCTGGTCACTGTTAGGGCGGCTACGCTCGACGATTTCAGCCTCTTCACTCCGCAGTATCTTGTTTGGACTCAAAGTGCTGGCCCCTCATGTGTCTTTCCGAAGGGAATACCGGCTTTTCCTGAGAACGCTCCCCTGGCGGTGATTTTGGGTAGGACTATCAAATCAATTTGA